From the Garra rufa chromosome 17, GarRuf1.0, whole genome shotgun sequence genome, one window contains:
- the lsm10 gene encoding U7 snRNA-associated Sm-like protein LSm10 codes for MDVSHSIRERTIAENSLVILLQGLHGQVTTVDLRDESTARGRVINVDAFMNIRLEKVVYRDRRGRVSSMDDLFITGRNVRYVHIPDHMNIIETIETQLAKIHRVRNFGASGGRKEYSKKK; via the coding sequence ATGGACGTGAGCCATTCAATTCGTGAACGCACCATCGCTGAGAACAGTCTGGTTATTCTTCTGCAGGGTCTGCATGGCCAGGTGACCACCGTTGACCTGCGAGACGAGAGCACGGCGAGGGGACGTGTTATTAACGTGGACGCTTTCATGAACATCCGACTGGAGAAGGTTGTGTACAGGGACAGACGTGGGCGCGTGTCCAGTATGGACGACTTGTTCATCACGGGCCGAAACGTGCGTTACGTCCACATCCCAGACCACATGAACATTATAGAGACAATAGAGACGCAGCTCGCCAAAATACACCGTGTGCGAAACTTCGGAGCAAGCGGTGGACGCAAAGAATACTCAAAGAAAAAATAG